The Deferribacterota bacterium nucleotide sequence GTGGTGAAGCAATTCTCATATGTATTTCTCTTGCACCTGCTTGTTTTAACATCTTAACAATTTTTCGACTCGTTGTCCCTCTGACAATAGAATCATCAATCACTATTACTGATTTATTAGAGATAACGCTTTTAACGGCATTTAATTTTAACTTAACACCAAAATGCCTAATTGCACTTGTTGGTTCGATAAACGTTCTTCCTATATAATGATTTCTAATTATACCAAGCTCAATTGGTATATTAGATGTTTCTGAATAGCCCAAGGCTGAGATTAGACCTGAATCAAGAACTGGCAAGACAATATCTCCATTAGTTATATCATCTTCAGCTAATTTCATCCCAAAAGCTTTTCTAACATTATACACATAGTTGCCAAATATATATGAATCAGGCCTTGCAAAATAAATATACTCAAATATACAACATCTTTTTTCCTTCCTCTCAAAAGGGTGAATACTCTCAATACCATCATCACTAATTATTACAATCTCACCAGGTTCTATTTCTCTTATGTACTTTGCATCAATCAGATCAAAAGCAACTGTCTCACTTGCTAAAACATAACCTCCCTTTAAGGAGCCTAATACAAGGGGTCTAAAACCATAGGGATCCCTTATCCCGACAAGCTTATTGTCTGCAATCATAACTATTGAAAATGCCCCTAGCAACTGTTTAGTAGATTCAATTAAAGCATTCTTTAAATTCTTATTAAAGCCATTTTTTGCCATTAAATGAATAAGAACCTCACTATCAGATGTGGAGGTAAATATTGCCCCTTTTGATACAAGTTCATCCCTTAATTTTTGACCATTAACTAAATTACCATTATGTGACATAGCAACCTGGCCTAAATTAATATCTGCAACAATTGGCTGTACATTTTTTATATGGGTCTCACCCAAAGTAGAATATCTATTGTGACCAACTGCAATATTTCCTTTGAGGCTGCTAAGATTTTCTTCATTAAAGATTGAACTAACTAATCCAACACCCTTTTCAAAGATTATATCATTACCACTTAATGAGGCTATACCTGAACCTTCTTGGCCTCTATGTTGAAGCGCAAAAAGACTTAAATAGACGTGTTTTGCTGCCTCTTCTATACCATAAACACCAACTACAGCACACTCTTCATTGAATTTA carries:
- the purF gene encoding amidophosphoribosyltransferase, with the translated sequence MQIDKFNEECAVVGVYGIEEAAKHVYLSLFALQHRGQEGSGIASLSGNDIIFEKGVGLVSSIFNEENLSSLKGNIAVGHNRYSTLGETHIKNVQPIVADINLGQVAMSHNGNLVNGQKLRDELVSKGAIFTSTSDSEVLIHLMAKNGFNKNLKNALIESTKQLLGAFSIVMIADNKLVGIRDPYGFRPLVLGSLKGGYVLASETVAFDLIDAKYIREIEPGEIVIISDDGIESIHPFERKEKRCCIFEYIYFARPDSYIFGNYVYNVRKAFGMKLAEDDITNGDIVLPVLDSGLISALGYSETSNIPIELGIIRNHYIGRTFIEPTSAIRHFGVKLKLNAVKSVISNKSVIVIDDSIVRGTTSRKIVKMLKQAGAREIHMRIASPPITHPCLYGIDTPSRSELIASTHTIKEIKTYLGVDSIKYLDIDKMFSCVDRKSFCDACFSGNYPILY